A window of the Vibrio fluvialis genome harbors these coding sequences:
- a CDS encoding flagellin, producing MAVNVNTNVSAMTAQRYLNSATSAQQSSMERLSSGYRINSAKDDAAGLQISNRLNVQSRGLDVAVRNANDGISIAQTAEGAMNETTNILQRMRDLSLQSSNGSNSKSERVAIQEEVTALNDELNRIAETTSFGGNKLLNGTFATKSFQIGADNGEAVMLSLNNMRSDNRMMGGTSYKAENAKDKDWSVQSGANDLTITLNDKFGGEKTIEINAKAGDDIEELATYINGQTDMVKASVDEDGKLQLFTDNNKVDGNASFGGSLAGELGMQEGKGITVDTIDVTSVGGAQQSVAVVDAALKFVDSHRAELGAFQNRFNHAINNLDNINENVNASKSRIKDTDFAKETTALTKSQILGQASSSVLAQAKQAPQAALALLG from the coding sequence ATGGCGGTTAATGTAAATACTAACGTGTCAGCAATGACAGCCCAACGTTACCTGAACAGTGCTACCAGCGCGCAACAATCGTCGATGGAACGCCTATCTTCGGGTTATCGAATCAACAGCGCAAAAGATGATGCAGCAGGCCTGCAGATTTCTAACCGACTGAATGTTCAAAGTCGTGGTTTGGATGTCGCTGTACGCAACGCAAATGATGGTATCTCCATCGCCCAGACAGCTGAAGGTGCGATGAACGAAACCACCAATATTCTGCAGCGTATGCGTGACCTTTCTCTGCAATCGTCTAACGGTTCAAACTCAAAATCTGAACGTGTTGCGATTCAGGAAGAAGTCACTGCACTGAATGATGAACTGAACCGCATCGCGGAAACGACCTCATTTGGTGGTAATAAGCTGCTGAACGGCACGTTTGCAACCAAATCCTTCCAGATCGGTGCGGATAACGGTGAAGCGGTCATGCTGAGCCTGAACAACATGCGCAGCGATAACCGCATGATGGGCGGTACCAGCTACAAAGCGGAAAATGCAAAAGACAAAGACTGGAGTGTGCAGTCGGGTGCCAATGACCTGACGATTACGTTGAATGATAAGTTTGGCGGTGAGAAAACGATTGAAATCAATGCGAAAGCAGGGGATGACATCGAAGAGCTGGCCACTTACATCAATGGTCAGACTGACATGGTGAAAGCCTCGGTTGATGAAGACGGTAAGCTGCAACTATTCACCGACAACAACAAGGTAGATGGCAATGCTTCGTTTGGCGGTAGCCTGGCGGGTGAGCTAGGGATGCAGGAAGGCAAGGGCATCACGGTGGATACTATTGATGTGACCAGTGTGGGCGGTGCGCAACAATCGGTTGCTGTGGTCGACGCTGCGCTCAAGTTTGTGGATAGCCACCGTGCGGAACTGGGGGCATTCCAGAACCGCTTTAATCATGCGATCAACAACTTAGACAACATCAACGAAAACGTGAATGCATCTAAGAGCCGTATCAAAGACACCGACTTTGCCAAAGAAACGACGGCATTGACGAAGTCTCAGATCCTGGGTCAGGCATCCAGTTCAGTATTGGCACAAGCGAAACAAGCGCCTCAGGCGGCATTGGCTCTGCTTGGTTAA
- a CDS encoding flagellin, whose protein sequence is MTINVNTNVSAMTAQRYLNKASNELNTSMERLSSGNRINSAKDDAAGLQISNRLTAQSRGLDVAMRNANDGISIAQTAEGAMNESTSILQRMRDLSLQSANGTNSTSERKALNEEVTALQDELNRIAETTSFGGRKLLNGSFGEASFQIGASSGEAIIMGLTSIRADDNRMGGMSYLSEQGKDKNWGVPDNARDLKFEFTGKDGEPVSLNINAKAGDDIEELATYINGQTDIFKASVDQDGKLQIFVAQPQLAEDLSISGGLASQLGLSTDNGKYTTVQDIDVTTVGGSQNAVGIIDAALKYVDSQRADLGAKQNRLSHSISNLANIQENVESSKSRIKDTDFAKETTQLTKAQILQQAGTSILAQAKQLPNSAISLLQ, encoded by the coding sequence ATGACCATTAACGTAAATACCAACGTGTCGGCAATGACCGCTCAGCGTTATCTGAATAAGGCATCTAACGAGCTGAACACCTCGATGGAACGCCTGTCTTCAGGTAACCGCATTAACAGTGCGAAAGATGATGCGGCTGGCCTTCAGATCTCTAACCGTCTGACAGCGCAATCTCGCGGTCTTGATGTCGCAATGCGTAACGCCAACGATGGTATTTCGATTGCGCAGACTGCCGAAGGGGCGATGAACGAATCGACCAGCATTCTGCAACGTATGCGTGACTTGTCGCTGCAGTCAGCGAACGGCACTAACTCAACGTCAGAGCGTAAAGCGCTGAATGAAGAGGTGACGGCGCTGCAAGACGAACTGAACCGTATCGCAGAAACCACGTCGTTTGGTGGTCGTAAATTGCTTAACGGTTCGTTTGGCGAAGCCTCATTCCAGATCGGTGCGAGTTCTGGTGAAGCAATCATCATGGGCCTGACCAGCATTCGCGCGGATGATAACCGCATGGGTGGTATGTCTTACCTATCTGAACAGGGCAAAGATAAAAACTGGGGTGTGCCGGACAATGCGCGCGACCTGAAGTTTGAATTCACGGGTAAAGACGGTGAACCCGTGTCGCTGAACATCAACGCGAAAGCGGGTGATGACATCGAAGAGCTGGCAACCTACATCAATGGTCAGACCGACATCTTTAAGGCGTCTGTCGATCAGGATGGCAAACTGCAGATTTTCGTTGCACAGCCACAACTGGCGGAAGACCTGAGCATCTCGGGTGGTCTGGCCTCTCAGCTGGGTCTGAGTACCGACAACGGTAAATACACCACCGTTCAGGATATCGACGTTACAACCGTCGGTGGTTCACAAAACGCAGTGGGCATCATTGATGCAGCATTGAAATACGTGGACTCACAGCGTGCGGATCTGGGCGCGAAGCAAAACCGTCTGAGCCACAGTATCAGTAACCTGGCGAACATCCAGGAAAACGTGGAATCATCGAAGAGCCGTATCAAAGATACTGACTTTGCGAAAGAAACCACTCAGCTTACCAAAGCACAAATTCTGCAACAGGCAGGTACCTCGATTCTTGCCCAAGCGAAACAGTTGCCAAACTCTGCAATTTCACTATTGCAGTAG
- the flgK gene encoding flagellar hook-associated protein FlgK — MASDLLNVGAQSVLTAQRQLNTTGHNISNVNTEGYSRQSVIQGTNMPRQYGGETYGMGVHVENVRRSWDQFAVKELNLATTDHSFKRDDEENLDMLSKLLSSVASKKIPENLNEWFDSVKTLADSPNDVGARKVVLEKAGLISQNMNDFHETVRRQFDVTNKGLDVGIERINQLAVEIRDLQRLMMRTPGPHNDLMDQHEKLVAELSQYTKVTVTPRKNAEGFNVHIGNGHTLVSGTEASQLKMIDGYPDIHQRRLAMVEGKGIKPITARDIGGKIGALMDMRDKHIPGLLDEIGRLATSFSFEVNKLQHQGLDLRGDIGSDIFTDVNSDVVARSRVVTSSNSEADLAVYIQDISQLKGGEYSLTYNGDDYIMTMPNGEQSKVAVERGHIDIDGMRIQINNEPKTGERVIICPTRNGAATMRMAIDDASKIAAQSYEASTAFAQGSAKFNIDQAGDVKEFEAYVVQVKGSDGNPTGEMQVRVQDKTGKVLVTQPYTFEDNQEELTLTIPKQNSDGKETIFSLSRGAIADDKFTANLVPSDGDNGNLRKMINVQSDKNVDGKKSTIIDLYHNLNTDFGLKLSTASRLSDVARLEKESAESRIASVSGVNLDEEAANMMKFQQAYMASSRIIQAANDTFNTILALK; from the coding sequence ATGGCGTCTGATCTTCTGAATGTTGGTGCGCAAAGCGTACTTACGGCTCAGAGACAACTCAACACCACTGGTCATAACATTTCTAATGTTAATACAGAGGGTTACAGCCGTCAGTCTGTGATCCAAGGGACCAATATGCCTCGCCAGTACGGTGGGGAAACCTACGGTATGGGCGTGCATGTGGAAAATGTTCGCCGCTCTTGGGATCAGTTTGCCGTTAAAGAGCTGAACCTTGCCACCACCGACCATTCGTTTAAGCGCGACGACGAGGAAAACCTCGATATGCTGTCCAAGCTACTGTCGTCGGTGGCCTCGAAAAAAATCCCTGAAAACCTCAATGAATGGTTCGACTCGGTGAAAACACTGGCGGATTCGCCGAATGATGTGGGCGCGCGCAAAGTAGTGTTAGAAAAAGCCGGGCTGATCAGTCAGAACATGAACGATTTCCACGAGACGGTGCGTCGCCAGTTTGATGTGACTAACAAAGGTCTTGATGTGGGCATTGAACGCATCAACCAATTGGCAGTGGAAATTCGTGACTTGCAGCGTTTAATGATGCGCACTCCAGGCCCACACAACGATTTGATGGACCAGCACGAAAAGCTGGTGGCCGAGCTGTCTCAATACACCAAAGTGACCGTGACTCCGCGTAAAAATGCGGAAGGTTTTAACGTACACATTGGTAACGGCCACACGCTGGTCTCTGGCACCGAAGCCAGCCAACTGAAAATGATTGATGGTTATCCGGACATTCATCAGCGCCGCTTGGCGATGGTGGAGGGGAAGGGTATCAAACCGATTACGGCTCGCGACATCGGCGGCAAAATCGGCGCGCTGATGGATATGCGTGACAAGCACATACCCGGTCTGCTGGATGAAATTGGTCGCCTGGCCACATCATTTTCCTTTGAAGTGAACAAGTTGCAGCATCAGGGCCTCGATCTGCGCGGCGACATTGGCTCGGATATTTTTACCGATGTGAACTCTGATGTGGTCGCGCGTTCACGTGTGGTGACCTCGAGTAACTCTGAAGCGGATTTGGCGGTTTATATCCAAGATATCAGCCAGTTAAAAGGTGGCGAGTATTCACTGACCTACAACGGCGACGACTACATCATGACGATGCCGAATGGCGAACAGAGTAAAGTCGCTGTTGAGCGTGGTCATATCGATATCGATGGCATGCGAATTCAAATCAACAATGAACCGAAGACCGGTGAACGCGTGATTATTTGTCCGACCCGTAACGGAGCGGCAACCATGCGTATGGCTATCGACGATGCGTCAAAAATTGCCGCTCAGAGTTATGAGGCGTCCACTGCGTTTGCTCAAGGCTCGGCCAAGTTCAACATCGACCAGGCGGGCGATGTGAAAGAGTTTGAGGCCTACGTGGTGCAGGTTAAAGGCAGCGACGGCAACCCGACGGGTGAAATGCAGGTTCGTGTGCAGGATAAAACGGGCAAGGTATTGGTCACTCAGCCTTACACGTTTGAAGATAATCAGGAAGAGCTGACGCTGACCATTCCTAAGCAGAACAGTGACGGTAAAGAGACCATTTTCTCGCTGTCACGTGGTGCAATTGCCGATGACAAGTTCACGGCAAACCTTGTCCCATCCGACGGTGACAACGGCAACCTGCGCAAGATGATCAACGTCCAGAGCGATAAGAATGTCGATGGCAAGAAATCGACCATCATCGATCTTTACCACAACCTGAATACTGATTTCGGTTTGAAACTCTCCACCGCTTCTCGCTTATCAGATGTCGCGCGTCTGGAAAAAGAGTCGGCAGAATCACGCATTGCTTCGGTTTCCGGGGTCAACCTCGACGAAGAAGCGGCCAACATGATGAAGTTTCAACAAGCTTATATGGCGTCGTCACGCATTATTCAGGCGGCAAACGACACCTTCAACACCATTTTGGCACTGAAATAG
- the flgJ gene encoding flagellar assembly peptidoglycan hydrolase FlgJ → MVNNPNDIGFIHDIASLDTLRKQAVTGDEKSEKEALTAAARQFEAIFTTMMLKSMRDANSSFKSDMFNSQNEDFYRQMLDEQMTSQLSASGSLGLADMIVAQLSTAEKSNTTGEDNFQEAMRRVEHSREMAENQPASDPATEAASVTAGEENAPAAKGSFDSPQSFVASLKPFADKAAKALGVDSTLLLAQAALETGWGQKVVKNARGSSNNLFNIKADRSWHGAKVATQTLEYQDQTPVMEKAAFRSYSNYQDSFNDYVRFLANNPRYTTALRHGGSDEDFIRGIHQAGYATDPQYADKVLRVKAQIEQMDEL, encoded by the coding sequence ATGGTTAACAATCCTAACGACATTGGCTTCATTCACGATATTGCCAGCTTAGATACGCTGCGTAAGCAGGCCGTTACCGGTGATGAAAAATCGGAAAAAGAAGCGCTGACAGCCGCGGCGCGTCAGTTCGAAGCGATTTTTACCACCATGATGCTGAAGTCGATGCGTGATGCGAACTCCAGCTTCAAGTCCGACATGTTCAACAGCCAAAACGAAGATTTTTACCGTCAGATGCTGGACGAGCAGATGACCAGCCAACTCAGCGCGTCAGGTTCACTGGGGCTGGCGGATATGATTGTGGCGCAATTGTCGACGGCGGAGAAATCCAACACGACGGGCGAAGACAATTTCCAGGAAGCGATGCGCCGTGTGGAACACTCCCGTGAGATGGCGGAAAATCAACCGGCAAGCGACCCGGCAACGGAGGCGGCAAGTGTTACGGCTGGCGAAGAGAATGCACCTGCAGCGAAAGGTTCTTTTGATTCGCCGCAGTCTTTCGTGGCGTCCTTGAAGCCGTTCGCTGATAAAGCGGCAAAAGCGCTAGGCGTCGATTCCACGCTGCTGCTGGCTCAGGCGGCACTGGAAACAGGCTGGGGCCAGAAAGTGGTGAAAAACGCCCGTGGTAGCAGCAACAATCTGTTTAACATCAAGGCCGACCGCAGCTGGCACGGTGCCAAAGTGGCCACTCAAACACTGGAATATCAGGATCAGACTCCGGTGATGGAAAAAGCCGCATTCCGTTCTTATTCCAATTATCAGGACAGCTTTAACGACTATGTACGTTTCCTGGCCAATAATCCGCGTTACACCACGGCCCTGCGCCATGGTGGCAGCGATGAAGATTTCATTCGCGGCATTCATCAGGCGGGTTATGCGACCGATCCGCAGTACGCCGACAAGGTGCTGCGCGTGAAAGCGCAAATCGAACAGATGGACGAGTTATAA
- a CDS encoding flagellar basal body P-ring protein FlgI, whose translation MKRLTLLLMMLVAASAQAARIKDVAQVAGVRSNQLVGYGLVTGLPGTGESTPFTDQSFNAMLQSFGIQLPQGTKPKTKNVAAVIVTADLPAFSKQGQTVDVTVSSIGSAKSLRGGTLMQTFLKGLDGQVYAVAQGNLVVSGFSASGADGSKIVGNNPTVGMISAGAIVEREVPTPFGRGDFITFNLLESDFTTAQRMADAVNGFLGPQMASAVDATSVRVRAPRDVGQRVAFLSAIENLEFDPAEGSAKIIVNSRTGTIVVGQHVRLKPAAVTHGGMTVAIKENLNVSQPNAFSGGQTAIVPDSTIEVTEKKGKMFKLEPGVTLDDLVRAVNEVGAAPSDLMAILQALKQAGAIEGQLIII comes from the coding sequence ATGAAAAGACTCACTTTGTTATTGATGATGCTGGTCGCCGCCTCCGCTCAGGCTGCGCGCATCAAAGATGTTGCTCAAGTAGCAGGTGTGCGCAGTAACCAACTTGTGGGCTATGGTCTGGTCACAGGTTTGCCGGGCACAGGTGAGTCAACACCTTTTACCGATCAAAGCTTTAACGCCATGCTGCAAAGTTTCGGCATCCAATTGCCGCAGGGCACCAAACCAAAAACGAAAAACGTTGCCGCGGTTATCGTAACCGCAGACTTACCTGCCTTTTCTAAACAAGGTCAGACGGTGGACGTCACGGTGTCGTCGATCGGTTCTGCCAAGAGCCTGCGTGGTGGTACGCTGATGCAAACCTTCCTGAAAGGTTTGGATGGTCAGGTGTACGCGGTGGCTCAGGGGAATCTTGTGGTGAGCGGCTTCAGCGCGAGCGGCGCAGACGGCTCAAAAATTGTCGGCAATAACCCAACCGTTGGCATGATCTCTGCCGGTGCGATTGTTGAACGTGAAGTACCAACGCCGTTTGGTCGTGGTGACTTCATTACCTTCAACCTGCTGGAATCAGATTTCACCACTGCGCAGCGCATGGCTGATGCGGTCAATGGGTTCCTGGGGCCGCAAATGGCTTCGGCGGTTGATGCGACGTCTGTTCGTGTGCGTGCGCCGCGTGATGTGGGCCAGCGCGTGGCATTCCTGTCAGCGATTGAAAACCTGGAGTTTGACCCAGCGGAAGGTTCAGCCAAAATCATCGTCAATTCGCGTACTGGCACGATTGTCGTAGGACAACACGTACGTCTGAAACCAGCAGCCGTGACTCATGGCGGCATGACGGTGGCGATCAAAGAGAATCTGAATGTCAGCCAGCCAAATGCGTTTTCTGGCGGTCAGACGGCGATCGTGCCGGATTCCACCATCGAAGTGACCGAGAAAAAGGGCAAGATGTTCAAACTGGAACCAGGCGTGACACTGGATGATCTGGTTCGTGCGGTGAATGAAGTGGGCGCCGCTCCTTCTGATTTGATGGCGATTCTGCAAGCGTTGAAGCAAGCGGGTGCCATTGAAGGCCAACTGATCATCATTTAA
- the flgL gene encoding flagellar hook-associated protein FlgL translates to MFNRISSFHNYQAVQNDLRRQESKIHHNQAQLASGKKLLSAADNPLATHYIQNVSQQEEQLRQYMDAIVLVRNRLEHQEVIVSNAEDFTDKAKRNVMEMINGSLSPEDRGARARELEEIANNFLNLANVQDESGNYIFAGTKPTTQPFFRDNAGNVSYGGDDYQRKMKISNSLEIPFNTPGSKLFMEIENPFGDYAPDYQLQEGSELLLEKANNSNPDDNGKYKVTFVDMTNGKYGYQLERNGKVVAADEFNPKTGIQYEDLTIHVKGQLTAGDTISLTPRKSFSVFDTFKDAIKFSKASVSDASATAKLQQMTEEFHTAFIHMNKGRTDIGARLSTLDIQEEQHEDFKISLAKSKSQFEDLDYAEAVIEFNENSRALQASQQAFGKTKDLTLFNYI, encoded by the coding sequence ATGTTTAATCGTATTTCCAGCTTCCACAACTATCAGGCCGTGCAGAATGATCTGCGCCGTCAGGAATCGAAAATTCATCACAACCAGGCGCAACTGGCGTCAGGTAAGAAATTGCTGTCAGCGGCGGATAACCCGCTGGCGACGCACTACATTCAGAATGTTTCTCAGCAGGAAGAGCAACTGCGTCAGTATATGGACGCGATTGTACTGGTGCGTAACCGTCTGGAACATCAGGAGGTGATCGTCTCTAACGCGGAAGATTTTACCGACAAGGCAAAACGTAACGTGATGGAAATGATCAACGGCTCGTTGTCACCGGAGGACCGAGGCGCCCGTGCGCGTGAACTGGAAGAGATCGCCAACAACTTTCTCAACCTGGCTAACGTGCAGGATGAGTCTGGCAACTATATTTTTGCCGGTACCAAGCCAACCACACAGCCGTTCTTTCGCGACAATGCCGGCAACGTTTCGTATGGCGGCGATGATTACCAGCGCAAGATGAAAATTTCCAATAGCCTTGAGATCCCGTTCAACACGCCGGGCAGCAAGCTGTTTATGGAAATTGAAAACCCGTTTGGGGATTATGCGCCGGACTATCAATTGCAGGAAGGCTCTGAGCTGCTGCTGGAGAAAGCCAACAACAGCAATCCTGATGATAACGGCAAATACAAAGTCACCTTTGTCGATATGACCAATGGTAAGTACGGCTATCAGCTGGAACGCAACGGCAAAGTGGTGGCCGCAGATGAATTCAATCCGAAAACCGGCATTCAATATGAAGACTTGACCATCCACGTTAAAGGACAGCTGACTGCAGGCGATACGATTTCCTTAACGCCGCGTAAGTCGTTCAGTGTGTTCGACACCTTCAAAGATGCGATTAAGTTTTCTAAAGCTTCCGTCTCGGACGCCTCGGCAACGGCCAAGTTGCAACAAATGACAGAAGAGTTCCATACCGCCTTTATTCACATGAACAAAGGGCGCACGGATATCGGTGCTCGTCTGAGTACGCTCGATATTCAGGAAGAACAGCACGAAGATTTCAAAATCAGTCTGGCCAAATCGAAAAGCCAGTTTGAAGATCTGGACTATGCCGAAGCAGTGATTGAGTTCAACGAGAACTCGCGCGCACTGCAGGCATCCCAGCAAGCGTTTGGTAAAACCAAAGATTTAACTCTGTTTAACTACATCTAA